In Achromobacter spanius, the following proteins share a genomic window:
- a CDS encoding helix-turn-helix domain-containing protein, translated as MLHVAIAPARPDMLLTPFSVQGRRVSKGIAVPSHVHDEGMLVLVHEGLVVVQAGSEVWTVMPGSLGWIPPGTPHGARWFGEARGSFLYVRQDVCGRLPACCWSWPSSKLIEALIDRFTSGQPGDISDAYLAQLFDVLLHELDTRAHAPQPLPMPVDPRLQDLAHTLLDTPDDTAGIDEWAQRLNMSSRTLMRRFRQETGVTLGQWRQQARLLRALEMLCRGGSVTQAALSVGYESTSAFIGSFRAAFGMTPTRYLAGLRPL; from the coding sequence ATGCTTCACGTGGCTATCGCGCCTGCCCGGCCAGACATGCTGCTGACTCCGTTCAGCGTGCAGGGCCGGCGGGTATCCAAAGGAATTGCCGTGCCCTCGCATGTCCATGACGAGGGCATGCTGGTGCTGGTGCACGAAGGCTTGGTGGTGGTGCAGGCAGGCAGCGAGGTTTGGACGGTGATGCCCGGCAGCCTGGGCTGGATTCCGCCCGGCACGCCGCATGGCGCGCGCTGGTTTGGCGAGGCGCGCGGCTCGTTCCTGTACGTGCGGCAAGACGTCTGCGGCCGTTTGCCGGCGTGTTGCTGGTCGTGGCCCTCGTCCAAATTGATCGAGGCCCTGATCGACCGCTTCACCAGCGGCCAGCCCGGCGACATCTCCGACGCTTATCTGGCGCAGCTATTCGATGTACTGCTGCATGAACTGGATACGCGCGCGCATGCGCCGCAGCCCTTGCCCATGCCGGTTGATCCGCGTTTGCAGGATCTTGCCCATACCTTGCTGGATACGCCGGACGACACGGCGGGCATCGACGAATGGGCGCAACGGCTGAACATGTCGTCGCGCACGCTGATGCGGCGCTTTCGCCAAGAGACGGGTGTGACGCTGGGGCAATGGCGCCAGCAGGCGCGCTTGTTGCGCGCCCTGGAAATGCTGTGCCGGGGCGGCTCGGTGACGCAGGCTGCGTTGTCGGTGGGATATGAAAGCACCAGCGCGTTCATCGGCAGCTTTCGCGCCGCCTTCGGCATGACGCCCACGCGCTATCTAGCTGGATTGCGGCCGCTTTAA
- a CDS encoding Fur family transcriptional regulator, with protein sequence MDTTRLRDAGIKATFPRLKILDLFYQHANQHMSAADIYRNLLSERSNIGLATVYRVITQLEDAGLLKRTQLDAHTTVFELNDKGHHDHLVCTHCGQILESSDPAVAQLVRKIAKQNGFLLDSYSLVLYGSCGCKPGAPAIAHGEFE encoded by the coding sequence ATGGACACCACGCGGCTGCGCGACGCCGGCATCAAAGCCACCTTCCCCCGCCTCAAGATTCTTGACCTCTTTTATCAGCACGCGAATCAGCACATGAGCGCGGCCGACATCTACCGCAACCTGCTTTCCGAGCGCAGCAATATCGGCCTGGCCACGGTGTATCGCGTGATTACGCAACTTGAAGACGCCGGGCTGCTCAAACGAACGCAGCTTGACGCCCACACCACGGTGTTCGAACTTAACGACAAGGGACACCACGACCATCTGGTCTGCACGCACTGCGGGCAGATCCTGGAGTCCAGCGACCCCGCCGTGGCGCAATTGGTGCGCAAGATCGCCAAGCAGAACGGCTTCCTGCTGGACTCCTACAGCCTGGTGCTCTACGGAAGCTGCGGCTGCAAACCCGGCGCGCCCGCCATTGCCCACGGAGAATTCGAATGA